The nucleotide window GTAGGGATTTGTGCATGAAGGTTTGTCTTCAGTAACTCTTTTCTATATGTCACACCACCTGATAAATAGTATTCCAGTGGTGGCAAGGACAACTCAAATGCGATTTGACTTTTTGTGAAACTGAAATATGTACCTCCCATAAGTCAGATGAGGAAAAATACAAATCTAACAAGAGCATTGTGGAATCGAATACAGTACCTGAGTGATATtagtatataaataaaaatgtttTTTGCAAGAAAATCCACTTAGCTATGTTTAGGTTTagttcaaaagattatgcttaaaGAAATGGTGGTTAGCAACAGAATTAAATCATAACTCATGCTTGAGATGCCAGCTTGAAGTTTTTAAAATAGCAACTATGGTGAGATCTTATGCAGGTTCTGTTGTTCTATGGATTATCTGTCGACATGGATAACTCAACATAACGAGTCTTCAGTAGTGTAAAACAACTATGCTCGGACCAGCTGCCCCGGAAGAACTAGAGACACTTAAAGAAAGAAAAACCTTATATGCATGGGCTTAGCCAGCTCAAATACATGGGTGGTAAAAGACAGTGAACATCATACAGTCTGATGCTGTTCGTTGGGTCACTGGAGGTCTCATCATACTTAACAGAATCGAGGAACTTTGCACAAAATTGACATAGCACCTTTATGCTCTTAAGGCATCCACCATTGAAATTTCTCGGAAGGATGCATAGAATTCATTTTTCATGATTTTTGATGTTCAAATATATGTGGCAGGCCCTGGCTATAGGTCTTATTTTGGAAACCTCTCCTCCTACGGAACAAGAGGAAAATTGAGAAAACCATATTTATTATCAGATCTAACTAGATTTGTCAAAACACAAGACAAGAAATCTCTACTTACTTGCAGACTTCATTTAACTAAAATTCCTAATCACCGGCATCAAGAGGGCTTACCTTTCGCAGGGATAAACACGATCCCTGTCCCAGAGCTGAAATTTGCCTGGGGGTTATACCTCTGCAGCAAATCCTCCTGCGTAGCGAACCCATTAGCGGCAGCCACCGACGACAGGGTCTCCCCTGGCTGGAGAGGGTAAGTCAGGAACAGCCCGTAGTCCTTTGACACCGACGAATCACCGCATGAACAATTCACCACCACACCGATGGTCGCTCCAGTCGGCACGTTGGCCGCCGGAAAGCTATTGAACGTAGACAGCATGTCAACCGTTGTCAAATTTTTATACACAGTTTGGGCGATCGAAGTGTAGGTGTCGCCTTGAACGACGACGTAGGAGAAATTGTGGCCGAGGAAATCGCCATTGAGGCAGTCGCAAGAGAAGAAGACATTGACGCGGCCTCCGGTCTTGATGCTGTTGACGTTCGTGATGTTGGGATTGTAAGGGAGGAGATTGTTGGCGCCACCGGCACTGAAGAGGTTGGAGATGTAGGTGAGGTTGTCATTGGAGGTGAGGTAGTAGGATCCCAGGGCGAGATTGCAGCCTGTTTGGCAGGACGATTCCGATCGTCCGAGGAGGAGCGAAGCGATAATTAGGCGGACGAAGGTGATGGAGCTCGATCGTATCATCTTGGTTCGGAGATGAAGAGGAGCAGCTTGACCGAAACCCTAACATCCGTCCATGCCTCGCCTCCGGTGCGAGGAataagagggggagagagagggtTGGGAAGAGTTGACCCGCCACCGGTGTCGTCTTCTCACGGCGGCTCACGAGTGGGAGTTGGACAGGTGGCCTATAAGTGAGCTGGTTCGCGCCGGCGCGAGGAAGATGGACGATTGGGGACGAGCCAAATAGCCACACGGTTCTAATCTGGTCAAACGTTGAATTCGTTGGTCAAAATGAATaaagtttgattctgatttctgaAATTATATCTTTAAAGAAGCCAAATTTGCATATTCATTCATTAATAAATCATGGAGCCAAATATGTCGTTCTTAATAATTAAATAAACTCAAAAGTAAAATATGCCCTTTTATTAATTGAGAAGAAcgtatttgttattgttattaatttatattttatataaaatatttgaatctttgataaaaataaatagttTATTTTAAATAGAAATTGTAATAAACTATGTGTCAATCTAAACATCGATTCACTGAACAAAATGAAGAACTTGAGTTGGGCTCCAGCTCGATTCCTGTTTTAATTGGAGCTCCGGCTACCTAAAGACAAGAAGCCGAGTCGAGCTCGAGCTCGAGCCCGGCTTATTGCGACCCTACTCCGAAAACTCATGGCTCCGTTGGGGCCCGGGCAACTTATCCAATCAGGATTAGGTAAAATTGTGGGGAAACCGAGGAGATTAGACGCCATAGGACATATTATACTCATGTCGGCGTCCATAATACGTATGTGATTGACGAAATGGTCCGACGAGAGGGACTCCGTTTGAATCGAGTAATGAGTCTATTTGATCCTTTCAAAAGAGGGAACAGTTCGACAACCGTGTTTTAAGGGTAGAATGCCTCGGGAGAGAGGGATGGAAACAGAACAAGAGAAGAAGACACAGTCAAGACTCTAAAGGGATCTGTAGTCGTGTTGCTTCGTCAAGTCACAGTGCGGCTTTGGGATCGATTTGGCGTCTACCTGTTTCGCCTGCTACCTGCTTGAGGAAATTCCTAAGAGGAGAGTCAAGCGCAGTGCATGTGGGAAGAGTAGTACCATGTAATGGCGCGCCCTTGGAGTCGGATGGAGGAGAACCGCGTGGCGGAGCTGGTGAAGCTGTGCACGACCATTGGCCATTTGAAGCAGGTCCATGCCCACGTCGTTGCCGGCGGCCAGTGCCAAAACAACTTCGTCATCACGAAGCTCGTACGAAGTTTCGCAGAGTTTGGCGATCTATATCATGCAAGAGCAACTGCTGATGCTCTCCACACCCCCAATGTCTTCGTGTGGACAGCTCTCATCCGAGGCTACTCTCAGTCTTTTGTTACCGGTGGTTGCGGAGAGGCTTTGCTGCTCTACACACGGATGTGCCGAGACCCAGAAATCAAGCCCCTCACCTTCACCATATCGTCGGTCTTGAAGGCTTGTGGTCGACTGTTGGCTTTCCAGGAAGGAAAGCAGATTCACGCTCATGCGCTTAAGCAGGGGTTCCAGCTCGATTCTCGTGTTCAGACGACGCTCATCGACTTCTACAGCAAGTGTAAGCAATTGACGGAGGCGCGAACGGCCTTCGACTGGATCGTTCGAGCAGGAGCGAAGGATGTCCAGGCCTGGAACACGATGATCGCTGGTTATGCGGAAGCCGGCGACATGGACACCGCCCGTGCCCTGTTTGAGATCATGCCGGGAAGGAACACCGTCACGTGGATCAGCATGATCGGTGGATATGCATCGGTGAATCAGATGGATTCTGCTCACCAACTTTTGCAACTGAGACCAGCTAACGGAGAGGAGGACGCGGTCGTGCACACAGCCATGATCACCGGCTATGCCAAATGCGGGGATATCGTAGCCGCTCGATCAATCTTCGACGAGATGCGGGAACGGGATGTTGCTTCGTGGAACGCCATGATCTCAGCTTACTCGCAAGCCAACCTCAACGACGAGGCATTGGATCTTTTTAAGGTCATGTTGAGCACCACCGGACGATGCAAAGTGGAACCGAACTTTGCCACCATCGCCACCATCGTTTCCGTCTGTGCCAGTTACGGATCACCCAGCTTGGCAATTTGGATTCAGGACTACATCGACCATTGCGGCCGCAGGTTGTTGAACAGCCACACCGTAGCAGCACTCATCGACCTCCATTCGAAATGCGGGGATTTGGACAAGGCGTGGGAGTTGTTCCGGGGGTGGAAGCACAAGGACTTGATCTGCTATAGTTCGATGATAGGTGGCCTGGGAATTCATGGGCGCGCCAAAGACGGCATGGAACTGTTCGAAGAGCTAAGAGAGGTGGGAGTGAAGCCGGATTCCATATGCTTCGTCTCGGTCTTGACGGCCTGCAGTCACGCCGGGTTGGTGGACGAGGGGCGCCGATACTTGCGGTTGATGAGAGACGAGCACTGCATCGCTCCAACAGCAGACCATTACATGTGCATCGTGGACTTGCTTGGCCGTGCAGGATGCATCGACGAGGCGTACAGATTGATGACCGTCGACGTGCCTCCGGGTGTTCCGCTGCATGCCGGCGTGTGGGGGGCACTTTTGAGCGCGTGCAGGACTCATTCCAACGTCACCGTGGGGGAGGCGGCGGCGAGGTGTCTGATGGAATTGGAGCCTGAAAACGCAGGGAACTACGTGCTGCTCTCCAACATATATGCGAAAGCTGGGAGGTGGGAGGGCGTAGCGCAGGTACGGGCACTGATGAGGAGCAGAGGGACGAGGAAGCCGCCGGGGTGgagtttggtggatgtggaaggtggCTCGGCGAAGTTCTTGACCGGTGAGGTCTATGACAGGAAGCTGGATATCGTGTTGGATTTGTTGGATTGGGAGCTCAAAGATCAGGGCTACCTTATGGTGATTGGGGAGACAGAATGAGAATAATTTTTTGTCATATGCTGGTCATCTCTGAGTTGGTGTCGATAAACCCATAAGCCTCGTGCTTGCTTCACATCCAAAATACAACGATAGAATCATTCAGACTCCTTGGGGACACATTAAATAATGTCCGTAATCACAGAGGAACTGCAACTAGAAACCAAATTTCCATGAGCTTGGCAGATCAAACAACACAAAAATGAACCTGTTTTCATACTACTTAAGAGTAAAGCACTCTAACGTGTAACAAAGCTCTTCTCTACCCTTACTGAATCATGTCTCATTCACAAAGACTTCAACATCACTGTTTAGGATTTAGAGCATCAAGAAGATGCCAGACGAAGGTTGGGAAGATAGCTAACTCCATCTACTCATATAAGATCAAATTGTTGAAAAGAAGATGGGAATTCTGAGGACAGAATAATGATTATATAATCATGGTGGATAGAGATTATACATACAAAATCAAAACCAATGAAACAATAACCAAATATGACTTCAATTAGGTAAACTAAACTCATCTTTAATTATGTCTGATCTAGTAATGTTAATCCGACTTCTCCACTTATGCTTATTGCTCTAACTCATACTATGCCGGATAAATGCCTTACTCTAACTATTCCATACTAAACAAACTAAGCCAAGAAAACAGAATGCCCAAAAAAGAGCCAAAAAATACATACAATCAAAAGAATTAGGCCAAACATACTTGAGATACCAATTAAAATTGGCAACAAGATTAGGTGGAAAACCTACTCGATCAACAAAACATCAATAGCCAATCCTGCCAAACCATGATCCAAGTAACATGCAGAAATCACGATGAAACTAGAATCAAGTGTCATAAAAGAAGAAACATAATTCAATAACAAGAAAGGATagccaacaaaaacaaaacatgtCCCTTTAACTAAAATGGAGTTGATGTAACAGCATCTCGATCCACAAGACTCGTATCCCTTTTGGATCAACTCATACT belongs to Musa acuminata AAA Group cultivar baxijiao chromosome BXJ1-11, Cavendish_Baxijiao_AAA, whole genome shotgun sequence and includes:
- the LOC135596483 gene encoding putative pentatricopeptide repeat-containing protein At5g37570, whose product is MEENRVAELVKLCTTIGHLKQVHAHVVAGGQCQNNFVITKLVRSFAEFGDLYHARATADALHTPNVFVWTALIRGYSQSFVTGGCGEALLLYTRMCRDPEIKPLTFTISSVLKACGRLLAFQEGKQIHAHALKQGFQLDSRVQTTLIDFYSKCKQLTEARTAFDWIVRAGAKDVQAWNTMIAGYAEAGDMDTARALFEIMPGRNTVTWISMIGGYASVNQMDSAHQLLQLRPANGEEDAVVHTAMITGYAKCGDIVAARSIFDEMRERDVASWNAMISAYSQANLNDEALDLFKVMLSTTGRCKVEPNFATIATIVSVCASYGSPSLAIWIQDYIDHCGRRLLNSHTVAALIDLHSKCGDLDKAWELFRGWKHKDLICYSSMIGGLGIHGRAKDGMELFEELREVGVKPDSICFVSVLTACSHAGLVDEGRRYLRLMRDEHCIAPTADHYMCIVDLLGRAGCIDEAYRLMTVDVPPGVPLHAGVWGALLSACRTHSNVTVGEAAARCLMELEPENAGNYVLLSNIYAKAGRWEGVAQVRALMRSRGTRKPPGWSLVDVEGGSAKFLTGEVYDRKLDIVLDLLDWELKDQGYLMVIGETE